The Toxorhynchites rutilus septentrionalis strain SRP chromosome 1, ASM2978413v1, whole genome shotgun sequence genome contains the following window.
tagtgtttgtgagagcaGAGCAAAGCGCACGTAAAAAGATCAATTcatttatcagactgtgtggcgcttcattgacacgagcctttgaatacatttgaaaaaaataacaattcaatactcaaataaaatatataaacgatatgttccgatgaacaattgcaaatatatatatagaaggtgtatttgcatatgaagtaaaattctgattatacgcgagcgtaacatgagcaaattcataacacatgcgaattgtggCTCTTTTGGtaataacaagttcttccgcatagtaactcgatgttgatatttccttaatattttccttcgttgatcgtatttcacatattcacgttggagagcctaaACTCTTCTCCTCGTTGgtcgagacattttgattgaatgttatacttttccgtttactgtttttgaaagcataggcagccgtggcagtgttccgagctctgcaatacaatttgcttaaccaatgttaaagtgcttttaccaatacaaacaaaaccattgtcgtaaattgaaaaatgaaaatttaactttcagagtactagctcgagttttccgacgtttttcactatacagtacgacagcagatgaaaatttaatatcttgtgagtaatcgattagagtttgcttgatattacttgatgggaagtgtgcgaaaacgataattttcttcgcACTGTTTTGCAAAATTactgattttcgggcgaggggtgagggagggagatgaaagaaatgagtgcaattgtggcagccatttgtggctagcttccaccttcaccttaaacgggttggatgagataacgtggtagaatccggagccacattctgttcaaaaatgtagatTAAAGCTATTACTTCTTCCTTTTATTATATTCCGTTTATTATTTCCTTTTCTTCCGTTTATTATATTATGCAGAAGAAAacaaggagtcatcatttatcatttttcaaCACAGAGTTttaatagttaagatctacataaatataatcctaagtcaaataaatctatgactacagaaatatattatagataaaaatagcatttctccttcgttgccacgttgtccggaacattattTGTAGggatttgtaataactttatagccagtaTATTAAGTATCCTATGACCATTAGTCCTTTTTTGGGatgttcgtgtagctgctgtagtgatctgatctcattgggtgttaagttctgcttgtgtatagaaaagggaaaggagaatgggctAGTGCATTATAGGAAGTGAAGTgggcttctaaggaagacatacatttatcaagatcgcgactactcaagctatcataatcgtGACCTACATgataaaattgattggacaacatcgaATAACATTGTGAACTAATGCTCGAATATAAACAAAAAGATTACTTGTTGCGTgtgggaggaaagcgagtggttagtgcaatcgaaaagaatacccattttaatcttcgaattgtttatttttttactatattttctgttcgtgtttcaaacaaaaaaatgctggattaatttcctgtctaatggtatacaacacaacatatatcgcaataacgattttgagtaatatgcgtttgaaaactcctcATGAATCGTTCCATTTTTTGTAGAGTTaacaccaccccccccccccccccctatatTGAAATCAATGACATAGTCCTATTTCAAAAAGCAGAAAATTATTATGAGACCATCGATCGAATGCATGTAAATCtgaacatgtttttcaattataACGCAAAACATGTTCcctaatatgcttcggattgatGAAATAACCGTTTCCctatttgagcttgagcttgagcttggatagactgtaaattcgtagttgctcttcgtgattgacctgaaccaaccaaattgcacacagaacactcagaatgacgcttgggactagcaaatcattcccgTAATACATCGCACTCGATATAAGAAAGACAAGAACAAACACATATACGTCACTATGTATCTATCAGGCTAATGCAAGCGAATCAATCACCACACTAGTTGGAAAGGGAAAAGCAATAAAACCAAACCGAACACGCGAATAATCGAGAGTGCAAAGAAAACTACAACATGCGAAGTATAAAAATAGCTTCGTTCAgtatttcatttcacaaaattatAAACATTTTTACGTTAGAAAACTTTATACACTCCACAATCACTAAAGCAGGGAGCACACTTTTTCGTGCATTCCAAACACGTTTAAAGACACTGCGCCCAAACGAATACATTTCTTCGGTACGTTGCTCAAGTCCCTTTTTCAACACAGTGATTGGgaaaaaatttcgaattcgcgAATTTAAGCACTTTTCACGACTATATTTAAAATCTCCATTTAAAACAATGAGAGCAAAACGAAAACATATTTGTTCCTGTCTCACGTAAACAAGTAATTTGAAACGTAAGTATGCGCggagcaacaaaaaaaatacgTCCGCGCCCGACGACTGCCCGATCCGACCTCATGAAATAACAGTTTCCCTATTTATGTTAAAAGTATAAGAGTTTAAAAgtatctatgactacagaaatatattatagataaaaatagcattttctccttcatcGCCACGTTGTccgaaacattttttgtaatgACTTTATAGTccggtgatgtatattgagtattccatggccatgagtgctctgTTGAGAAGAGAATTTtttgtagctgctgtagtgaattaatctcattgggtgctaagttctgcttatgtataggaaagggaaaggagaactgacatgtgcattcgaggaagtgaagcgggtttcttaggaagacatatctagagagcataatattaagatcgcgactactcaagctttcataatctgatatgcgtgagtatactctttcgatcttctgaatcagcatccagttaaattcattaactgcatttttacataaccaaataacatgctcgatattatgacatgacgattttgcgtaatatgcgtttgaaaactcttaataaatcgttacatttttcgtagagtgaccctcctatatagaaatcgaagacatagtcctatgtcaaaatcagGATAATTTATTTCACTAAAATAGTTCTTCGGATTTCCCACAGCGTCTATATAATCGCATTCTATCAACTCTTTTTTCTATCTGCCTAAAACATTCCCTGTCCTGTTAGCTCCTGCCACACTCTTCTGCGAGCAGTAGTGCTAGAACACCAGAACCTCATCGCAATCCGGCCCACACCCGGATCTGGTACCGATTCCGGTGAGTAAAGTTATCCCGATCAAACAAGGTGTCCCGGCTAGCGGTATAAGTCTAGCCAACCATCTCGTCTGGTAAGTCGCATGATGGGTGCGGTTGCTCAGTGTGAGCACATGAACGACACAGTGGATGGTACAGCAACCCACGCATTATGGGGCATCTCTTCTGTGTGAAAAGCATTAAGGTGATGAAGAGCATGATGCCAGGCACTTTGGAAGCGATTGGCCTTTGGGGGTAAGAACTTGTGAAATAATCTGACATATGGCACCTCTAATGAAAAACCTACGTAGATTCTGCATATTTTTGTAAATTCTTAAAAATCTTCGTCTTGTGGTCTCTAAATGATTACTTGTCAGCAGCTTTCAGTGACACGGAAACCATCAGTTGGTTTCCCATGGTGAGTTTATAGGACTTGTTAAAAGTCTCGTTTCTACTTGGTGTGTAATCGAATGTGCTTCTGGAGCGAACTACTATGTTTGAACGCTTTCGGACAATGTAGACAAGGATAGGGACGATCATCTGCAAAGGGAATAATCTGTTGAATGGTTCATTGTTGTACAACATTCATCACCAACCACTATGAGTTCGCATGTGATCTTGGAGCCCCGAAGAACGCTTAAACGTTTttggacaatgtggacaagaataTGGACGATCTTCTGCAAATGCAAGACTCTGTTGAATGGTTCATCGTTGTTAAACGTTCTTCACTTACCCGTATGCATTCGTATGTGCCCTTGGAGCGATGTAGCATCCTTAAACGTTTTTGGACATTGTGGACACgaatagggacgttcacctATAAAAGAATGACCCTGATGAATGgttaaatatagaaaaaaacattattgaCCAACCCGTATGAATTCGAATGTGACGTACGAGTGCCGAACTTTGTCTAAAGGTCTTCgaacaatgtggacaagaatgTGGACGATCATCTGCAAAGGGAAGACCTCGTTGAATGGTTCATCGATGAAAAACTATTGGTGGGTTATACCCaatatataaccgcaagattgacgtaggactaccgttggcttagtaatcatttgagtgtattgattatattattgattaaaccaatgattgaatgaaacaatttccgaattcaattgtgaGAAAATTCCactttaggtcaattcatgcattgtgatagattacgttTTTCGTTGCATGTCTGACGTATGGCATGATGCCATGAAAAAAAGGAAGGAAGACTGACTcaacgatcaatgtattttacatttctctctgaaGTTATTGCATATCctaagtgtacgtacttctcgaaccacaAATTTACTTGATATGATGAACTTCAGATAACCAGTTTTTATTTTGCAtgtaagttgaacgcatattgtttgatCGACGTTatcgacgttatcgcagcaaactgtttatattatattttgccAAAAGGtatacgtagaagttcagtgaggtGAAGACATtaagagatatcttccaatacAGTCTTGAATAACAAAGCATTGTGTTCATGCCTCTTTTGAAGACCGCACACATTCCGATGTGAATAAAATCATGCGGGTGTGAAAGTACCAGCactttgcatatatttgcaatcgGTATTATACCCAGGCTCGTTGGTTTCGAAATCTGCGTTGGGGAAACACACAGATTCCAGCAATCGTACATAAACcactgcgcaatcataactgagtggttTTCCGAGCGGACATTCGTTCATATACAGATTcgtatgatttcaataacccgCCTTAAAAAGCAATTCTCAAGCAagtgaaacaagttttcgggtcaattaATAACAAACATATAACTCTTGGCTTTTCttttttcgaatgaaatgattatcataccactccgttcagacggcaaagagatattaacgttcaaaaccttgcactctaagcgccacgctctcgttttcgaaactatgaacttacaccccgacacaaaaatgaaagatgtagtcctacgtcataacATTCTACACCtacccgtatgagttcgaatgtgaAGTTGGAGCGCCGTACGTTGTCTACACGTCGTCAGACAATGTGGGcaagaatagggacgttcacctgcaaaaGGAGGACTTAGCTAAATGGTTCATtataataaaacattatttgCAGACCCGTATGAATTCGAATGTGCACTCGGAGTTCTTTAGGACCCTTAAACGctttcggacaatgtggacaagaatagggacgttcacctgcaaaggGAGGATTTAACTAAATGGTTCATtatagcaaaacattatttgcaCACCCGTATGAATTCGAATATGCACTCGGAATTCCTTAGAATCCTTAAACGCTTTCGGGCAATGTGGACAAGAATAGGGGCGTTCGCCTGCAAAGGGAGGGATTAGCTAAATGGTTCATTAGAGTGAAACATTATTTACAgacccgtatgagttcgaatgtgcGATCGGAGTGCTTTAGCGTTCTTAAACGCTCTCGGACAATGTGTACAAGGCAATTGAAGTTCATCTGCAATGACCGTAGTGAATGATTCATTATATGCATTATGcaaaaattacgtaacgcatgaCGCGATGAGAGGTAGGTTGAGGTTGGTAACCTAATGTGATGTTGGGTAAGGGGGAGGCGTGCTCCGCCTTGTTTTCATACTGTCTTTAAGCGTATCTCTCTTACGCAGTCTATTCGGTGACCATATCATGCGCGTATGCCCTTCTTACGCAGGCTGCAAGACTGTGTTCCGCCTTGTTTTCAACACTCAGCGACCGCATTGGATGCACCCATTATGTTCGAAGTGAACCACGAACGCACAGTCGTCATCGCGGATTAATTCTTTATAGAAATTTGACAATTCAACCTCCCTAGATAAGTTTAAATTTTCGAAACACATCTGGCAACACCAACAGTGTTTACATTCGAAAATAGATTCGTACGACCGGGTTCGAGCATTCGAACAAAAACAGATACAGCCGTTAACAAgaaaagacgagtgggtaatgtcaTGGACACAACCGGCGAGACATGGGACTACACCTTATCACTTCCTTTTGTTTCTTTTGGGTTGTTATATTGGAGCTTTGTACTTAAACTTTTCATTTGGCGGAAATATCTggatgctgatgatgatgaacACCATCGCCACCGACGACGACTGGTTGCGCACTGGCTGACTGTCGAATTGTAATTGCTTCTAAAAATGTAAACCACGGAACGGACAATGTATACAATTAATACTCTCGATGCAACTTATTCCATTTAATCCTCGCATCCTTCGTTGTACAGTACGCTTTCACTGAGCGGAGCGAACAATGGACACAGCAACAACAACTAAATAAACTCTCAACGTCAACACATCATGCTGGCTGAAGTGTGACTGAATGTTGCATCTTCCATCCTTTTATTATCTATGCATCACGCTTCGATATCTGAGTGGCGCAAGAATGGGCATAGCAACAACATTCCCAGCAGCCATCCCATGTAAGCTTACTCTCGAATTGAATGGGATGGAGGAATGCTACTTGTTGTATTGTAAAGCATGTACGAGTAAAATCGACCTTTTTTATTCGTTACCTTGTTCAATTGACTTACTATTTCCACTATCCTAGTTGGCTGCGCATCTTCTTAATAAGCCCCTCGGTTGGTCGAGGAAGAACAACCCTACCCGTGACGGATAAATAAagctaaaggctgatttagacgatgccagtcagcgctctagttgaagtatccagtgaacagagaacagacactctgttcaagttacttgtaccagtatcgaacaagtaattggcctctaacttgaacagcgtgtctgttctctattcactggatacttcaactagagcgctgactggcatcgtctaaatcagccttaagacaagatgagacaactggcttcttactcttcttcgtcgtacaAAAAcaatgggttatatctgtgatattaccgcaaggtagacgtaggactaccgttggctcggtaatcatttatttgaaattgcatctgaatcaattcttaatgaatgaatgaatgaatattttgaaagtttttctttttagtgtgtgggaggatgagtataagtgtggaattgttattaacataaaattcagctctctcgaacttgttggtggtcccgaaacgaaccgatgaaatttgagtggccttgtaaaagcaactgaagatgctcGATATGtgattcgtgagaataacacgagatttttcatgatcactccatgcgcagaatagaaactgagggcgccatttcacggtgaaaacgaaataaagtctatataactttgtggcaatttttcatgactgttccatgcgaaagcagaacagaaactgatgctattggattgcatcacgggaacaccaggtcgaatgcgtaaatgggtgcgaatattccttcgcccggacgcattcacacgcaaacaatttttcacgactgttccatgcgaaagcagaacagaaactgatgcgagtaaaagtactcacacCTTAcctgtgtccgctatggtttcccaaacactaatacaagcgagcaaaagaaatcacagtttgcatgtattcgctatgacggtttctccaggtgcttagctttgcgtccgtgttcgggatcgcaatgtgttcaccaatcatcatcaatgagctagattgttatgacttcaatagcttgctttcaaagcaattttaaagctattgaaacgatttttggaccaattagtgtaaactgaccagacgtccagcgttacgcgggacagtcccgcattttaacaaaatgtcccgcgtaagatttcgtcccgcgaaacgtcccgcatttggcaaaagaaacgaaaatgtcccgcgtttctgtgatatttcaatatcaaaatttgatcatgttgattttcttaaatggatgaacctcaaaaaaaacttatttggcagactgttcaagagcgcttctaatgcatccaaagattgatATGTTGAGctagtttcatcgcaccgacattgggctttttgtttaaagAGTATCAACTTGAAGCGACAGCaaccaaatttggaaaatgatttttatgaaagtcccctattgatccgcagggactaacgtgagtcagacgaaaggttcatctttggtcccctatcTCGGTCAGggtttaacgttttaaataagccggaagaactagtgtatactcgacaggaagaggcagagttgtttgatgaagtaacgtaaatgaagcgctgggcggtcttacggaagttgaaCCATGGTGCCATTGGCCGgaaccgatgaaaagatgtatataggcgtgttattttacctttccgtggctttggtggccgtctgtctctctattttggccattcgcccaaaagttttctatcgggcgcagctggggaacgTTGGGAAGGTTgatggtcttcgcgacaatgtttatctccagccgatccatcctccagtgatcttttggcataatgttctgatcccaggttcggcataaagaccacatcaccttctcaactccggcaagcacttcgtatttTATATCTCCTcattcaccatatgactcgaaagaagagcggcttggacaatcccttcacgtctgtcaaagaaggaccttcttcgagaacttgatgtgaatgatatagtcgacgtcatcgcttacctggggaacgttaAGTACCCGgtccctgccattcgttgaattctagtctcgtctttcattatgagtacgaaaagaagtttttccctccttcgccggaaagaagtttttcaccagcacctcaagctactccttctgggtaattgcctgctgctcagatacggccggtctcgtctgacgcttccgcataaaaatgtccatttaggccagattcttctccaccgtttggccggttgcttcgatctcccggctcaaGGAGCGAcgaagagatgatattgtaaataccagatcggctatatctggcggacacaaagtgcctcaggatgtccaactccttcgctgtggggtggagcttgcagtatggaaaaattttcaagttgcttgacagtgctgctgctgcgaatcaacatccttgaatcatttttgttgtagacttaataaacgtaagatttaaagaaaatttgttcctataaattatatttcatcgccatccgaaattagccCATTTTTATGATTGCATaagttaacactaaaatcgatgaaaaatgaaatggaattttcgagcattacattcggtaatttgaagaaaattgtagaatttgaatcgtgcttgccaggcttaaatgctctgattgagcgagtgatttttgggcgtaaacaaaatcaaaaacaccgaaaaatcacaactgagtgctgatactcagaaagaaacaaaactgatcagtttagactcgctaaactatagTTTATGATCAcaaaacgtatatacataacgttttgtttgttgtgtcccgcgttaggcctctgaccatctggtcactttaaattagtgacaatcatatacctcgttgacattttatctttctgatgaagtgattattatatcacCCCATTCAGCcagtaaagaggtattaaagttcaaaaccttgcagtccagcgtcactctctcgctttcgaaactttgaacttacaccccggtacataaatgaaagacgtagtcctacgtcaaaacgaagcCATGATATAAAGATGCCAGAGTTGctaaatataaaatttgggattttttttaatttctgtttttttgaatcgtaacatttggttggtgcgaatttaatgagttttcatattttcaataaGGCAATCTCAAAAAGgataaaggataaaataagtattttaaatacccatatctataatataataataatatccataacaactcgtccaagattgtctggtGAATCTTTTCTCGTTGATTCGTGCAAAACAACGGCGCTCAACTCCATTGTAATTCAGAAACAATCGTGACTTTTTCGCtttttcgcaatacatgaccgtagtaccgaatgcttcgcatacagccgatacacaagaatatcttgttggattgatggacttactatcaaagcggcgagaagaatgttcagcctAGAGATTGATAGACAGTgaatcgacatcatatcgaatttcagcttcatctaattttagtgataatgtggatgacatGAATATTGAACTCGACTGTGAGTACGCCGTCGATAGAGCGAAAATtttcctcgacagaacagaacaaaactcgtagctctttacatcatcaaaataagtcagcgggaaacaacatgtcagcagtgtaactattggtagtcagcaaagcACAACCTGGATGGTATCAACCATCCCTTTTTTATAATTAGGAGCTAGAGCTAACAACTCtgccatctgcatagtgaatgatgagactttctATTTCTTTTTAGCAATGAAAGTATCCCTTATTGTTACCACTTGTAATAATTTTCTGTGTATCAAAATCCATCCATTGATTGAAGAGATAGCTGCTGGAGCTGggattactggaccaggaatcgacatgtcaattccaatATTTGTTTGACTAGGAAATACAAAtatgccaatatctgtatcttctcagatagccaagcagctcttaatgcagtaaaagcaCACATGTCAGTCAAAACTAGTTTGGGAGTGTATTTTATCCTTaaacaactagctgctactaacgaagttaacctatactgggtgcctggtcactgcggtatagaaggtaatgaaagAGCCGATCACTTAGCAAGATAAGGATCTTCAGCAAAATTCGTCGGGCCGGAACCATTTTAtggattatctacatcatgcatgaaagctgagctcaaaacctgggaaatatcaatgattgaagccaactggagggcACCAacacaatccaaattattcattacaccttgtaacagaataacacgcaacctactcagcttgaataaggcagatttgagtacatcAACCGGTCTATTcaccggacactgtccgagcaggtatcaccttaaaaaaatcggaaaactgtcagatgataactgtcgtttttgcaatttcgaagctgagacttcggaacatttactgtttcaatgcagtacactaattcagcgaagactgcgaattcttggaagggcattcttatgcttaacgagatttggtctgctgaaccaaaagaggtaaggaacttcataaaggaagtcataccttcgtatgcaaagtcctggtgcgactatcacttatttccTGAGTGATAGAACGAACTGACACTACATACATAGCattacaatagatcaaactaatggtcgtaAGGGTACAATGCTCCTATAGAAGAAGGAGATTGAAGAGATATTAACGTttaaaatctttaattttttaatcAGAAACTTTGAAATAGGCTCCTGTATTGATTGTTATAGATATTGTATCGCCGGAAGCTTCAATGATTGCCTGTGCAGCTGTTATCTCGTATAACCTTAAAAATCCAAACTGCACAGTAGTCGATCTCTTAGTGGTAAATGCATACGCATCACACCGAAAATCGTAGTACTTATACTCGCAATGAAGCTAAGTATTTTCACAACGCCAATCTAGAGTACTTATTTCCAAGTTCGCAAAAAAACGAGTAATCGCGGTTACAAACAGTTCATACATTACGTTGTTATCGTTACATAATGCTGTACTTGCTGTACTATTCACCAATAGAGAAATGACCCTGCTTCATGATAGATTAAAGTAAAATATTCTTCACCAACCCGTATGAATTCGAAGGTGCTCTCGGAGTGTTGTCGGCCTCGTAAACGCTTttggacaatgtggacaagtataaggacaatcacctGCAAAGGAATGGTTCTGCTGAATACTTCATTAAACAAAGCTTTTTTaaccaacccgtatgagttcgaacGTGCAATTGATGTCCGTATTTTGAGCGAAATGTTTTGTCACAGTTTCCACATTTTAGCAGGTTTTCTCCTGAAATATATTATCAGTATCAGTATTGTTTAGAAAATGACATCATATTTGCACCCGTGTGGAACCGTATATGGTTTTTCGTACCTATCTGACGGCCCGAAGCAAGCGAAATGTTGGATGTATAATCGTCTTCCCCATCCATTTCGTTTAGAAAGAATACCTCTCCGTTTTCTCCCTTGATTTGCATTTCGGCTTCCTGTTCATTTGACTCCGAATTCGCTGTTTGGTCTGTCTCAACAACGTTATCATTTTCCGACAACTCGTGGTCATCAATCATTAACTCTGGTTCCATCTTAATGTCAGTCGGTTCGGCGCTGGGCAAAATATGAAAGCAGCTCTCGGGAATGCTAT
Protein-coding sequences here:
- the LOC129762334 gene encoding zinc finger protein 501-like isoform X4; this encodes MAIVSNNFSDQCSFCSNICNGEFRHVLLLTHIKNQKQEIILQKLARSTSQLSSYPTCDKCHQEFISLHSIPESCFHILPSAEPTDIKMEPELMIDDHELSENDNVVETDQTANSESNEQEAEMQIKGENGEVFFLNEMDGEDDYTSNISLASGRQIGENLLKCGNCDKTFRSKYGHQLHVRTHTGDCPYTCPHCPKAFTRPTTLREHLRIHTDELQLPCTHCPRAFKNAKALRSHIRTHTGERPYSCPHCPKAFKDSKEFRVHIRIHTGERPYSCPHCLTTCRQRTALQLHIRTHTDDRPHSCPHCSKTFRQSSALVRHIRIHTGERPYSCPQCPKTFKDATSLQGHIRMHTEDRPYSCPHCPKTFKRSSGLQDHMRTHSDDRPYPCLHCPKAFKHSSSLQKHIRLHTK
- the LOC129762334 gene encoding zinc finger protein 501-like isoform X1: MAIVSNNFSDQCSFCSNICNGEFRHVLLLTHIKNQKQEIILQKLARSTSQLSSYPTCDKCHQEFISLHSIPESCFHILPSAEPTDIKMEPELMIDDHELSENDNVVETDQTANSESNEQEAEMQIKGENGEVFFLNEMDGEDDYTSNISLASGRQIGENLLKCGNCDKTFRSKYGHQLHVRTHTGDCPYTCPHCPKAFTRPTTLREHLRIHTDELQLPCTHCPRAFKNAKALRSHIRTHTGERPYSCPHCPKAFKDSKEFRVHIRIHTGERPYSCPHCPKAFKGPKELRVHIRIHTGERPYSCPHCLTTCRQRTALQLHIRTHTDDRPHSCPHCSKTFRQSSALVRHIRIHTGERPYSCPQCPKTFKDATSLQGHIRMHTEDRPYSCPHCPKTFKRSSGLQDHMRTHSDDRPYPCLHCPKAFKHSSSLQKHIRLHTK